From a single Armatimonadota bacterium genomic region:
- a CDS encoding response regulator, whose translation MADDDQEDCLLVRDALEESRLANELHFVHDGEELLRYLRRQGEYADIANSPRPGLILLDLNMPRKDGREALADIKADPALRRIPVVVLTSSKAEEDVLRTYDLGVNSYVTKPVTFASLVDVMKAIGRYWFEIVELPGNGGGAVSL comes from the coding sequence ATGGCCGACGACGACCAGGAGGATTGCCTGCTGGTTCGCGACGCGCTGGAGGAGAGCCGCTTGGCGAATGAGCTGCATTTCGTCCATGATGGCGAGGAACTCCTGCGGTATTTGCGCCGTCAGGGCGAATACGCCGACATCGCCAATTCTCCGCGGCCAGGACTGATTCTGCTGGACCTGAACATGCCGCGCAAGGATGGGCGCGAAGCCCTGGCCGATATCAAGGCCGATCCGGCGCTGCGCAGGATTCCCGTGGTGGTGCTGACCTCGTCCAAGGCCGAAGAGGACGTGTTGCGGACCTACGATCTCGGGGTGAACTCATACGTGACAAAGCCGGTGACCTTCGCCTCGCTTGTGGACGTGATGAAGGCCATCGGCAGGTACTGGTTCGAGATCGTGGAGCTGCCCGGCAATGGTGGCGGCGCGGTGAGCTTGTGA
- a CDS encoding GAF domain-containing protein: MIIVTGLSMALQIACAVLAIRMITVTDRRGPWIAVACTFALMALRRGISLYAEATNARSPELNLGMELVALLISLLLATSLILFHRLFVELRQQRDFVSAVLDTAASLIVVLDREGRIIQFNRACAQTTGYTFEEMRGKPLWEILLAPEEREAVQRVFSSLVAGDFPNQYVNYWLTRDGGRRLISWSNTCCTDKRGNVEFVVSAGVDITESRAAEEALRLNESRLQALHDLSDMTDATLSELSNFALEEAVRLTNSEIGYLAFTNDDESVLTMHAWSRTAMQQCAMNDKPIHYPVESTGLWGEAVRQRKPVITNDYAAPNPLKKGYPDGHVALTRHMNVPIFEGDHIVIVAGVGNKEAPYDESDVMQLQLLMQGMWQLIQRRKRIEELKALNESLEQKVQERTAELRRSNEELQQFAYVASHDLQEPLRKIQAFGDRLEATAGDGLNAESREYLTRMRNAASRMQGLINDLLTYSRVTTRAQPFEPVDLSRILAEVLSDLEISIAEAGARVESEDLATIDADPVQMQQLLQNLIGNAVKFRREDEPPVVRISGRFVEEGCANGPCYEIQIADNGIGFEQKYAERIFAVFQRLHGRGEYSGTGIGLAVCRKIVDRHSGKITVQSEPGKGSTFTVTLPVRQSGNREESARWNTTASLS, translated from the coding sequence GTGATCATCGTCACCGGTCTGTCTATGGCTCTACAGATCGCGTGCGCCGTGCTTGCCATCCGCATGATCACCGTGACGGACCGCCGCGGTCCCTGGATCGCAGTGGCTTGCACATTCGCCCTCATGGCGCTGCGAAGGGGGATCTCCCTCTACGCCGAGGCGACGAATGCCCGGTCACCGGAACTCAATCTCGGCATGGAACTGGTCGCGCTGCTGATCTCCCTGCTGCTGGCCACCAGTCTCATCCTCTTCCACCGCCTGTTCGTGGAACTGCGTCAGCAGCGCGATTTTGTGTCCGCGGTGCTTGACACCGCTGCCAGCCTGATCGTCGTTCTCGACCGCGAGGGCCGGATCATCCAGTTCAACCGCGCCTGCGCCCAGACAACGGGCTACACTTTCGAGGAAATGCGCGGCAAGCCGCTCTGGGAGATATTGCTGGCTCCGGAGGAGCGGGAAGCGGTGCAGAGGGTCTTCAGCAGTCTGGTGGCGGGAGATTTCCCGAATCAATATGTGAACTACTGGCTGACCAGAGACGGCGGCAGAAGGTTGATCTCGTGGTCCAACACCTGCTGTACGGACAAGCGTGGCAACGTGGAGTTCGTGGTCAGCGCCGGCGTTGACATTACGGAAAGCCGGGCGGCGGAGGAAGCACTGCGGCTGAACGAGAGCAGGCTCCAGGCCCTCCATGATCTGTCCGACATGACGGACGCAACGCTTTCTGAGCTTTCCAATTTCGCGCTGGAGGAGGCAGTGCGCCTCACGAACAGCGAAATCGGCTACCTCGCATTCACAAATGACGATGAAAGCGTGCTCACCATGCATGCGTGGTCAAGAACCGCGATGCAACAGTGCGCGATGAATGACAAGCCCATTCATTACCCGGTGGAATCCACCGGCCTGTGGGGCGAGGCCGTACGCCAGCGCAAGCCTGTGATCACCAACGACTATGCGGCGCCCAATCCCCTCAAGAAGGGGTACCCCGACGGGCATGTGGCGCTCACGCGACACATGAACGTCCCGATTTTCGAGGGCGACCACATTGTGATCGTGGCGGGCGTCGGCAATAAGGAAGCCCCTTACGATGAGTCGGACGTGATGCAATTGCAGCTCCTGATGCAGGGCATGTGGCAACTGATCCAGAGGCGCAAGCGAATTGAGGAACTCAAGGCGCTCAACGAGAGCCTAGAGCAGAAAGTGCAGGAGCGCACCGCCGAGCTTCGACGATCAAACGAGGAATTGCAGCAGTTCGCCTACGTTGCTTCGCACGACCTGCAGGAGCCCTTGCGCAAGATCCAGGCCTTCGGGGACCGACTGGAGGCGACAGCCGGCGACGGACTCAACGCTGAGAGTCGCGAGTACCTGACCCGGATGCGCAATGCGGCGAGCAGGATGCAGGGACTCATCAACGACCTGCTCACCTATTCGCGCGTCACCACCCGGGCGCAGCCCTTCGAGCCGGTGGACCTTTCGCGCATTCTCGCCGAGGTACTCTCGGACCTGGAGATCAGTATCGCGGAAGCCGGGGCCCGGGTTGAGTCGGAAGACCTGGCCACCATCGATGCGGATCCTGTGCAAATGCAGCAACTGTTGCAGAATCTCATCGGCAACGCGGTGAAGTTCCGCCGCGAAGATGAGCCCCCCGTGGTTAGAATCTCCGGGCGATTCGTGGAAGAGGGTTGCGCGAACGGCCCTTGCTACGAAATCCAAATTGCCGATAATGGCATCGGGTTCGAGCAGAAGTACGCGGAACGTATCTTCGCAGTTTTCCAGCGGCTTCACGGTCGTGGCGAGTACTCTGGGACCGGTATTGGTCTGGCAGTCTGCCGCAAGATCGTGGACCGGCACTCAGGGAAAATCACGGTGCAGAGCGAACCGGGCAAGGGCTCAACGTTCACCGTCACCCTGCCCGTCCGGCAGTCAGGTAACAGGGAGGAGTCTGCGCGATGGAACACAACGGCAAGCCTATCGTGA
- a CDS encoding sulfatase-like hydrolase/transferase codes for MPDRPNVLLITADHMRWDALGCNGNPFVQTPNLDALAARGVTFDGSFSCNPICVPGRATITTGNYSHVCTGIKNNSGRIRSGQPTIAAHFRDAGYHTLAVGKLHYVPYAPPGQPRLLHGFEHAELCEEGRILHQFSPGADARGLEDYHDWLHDMGWGGYERAHGTGNNDVHPAPSPLPAELHEESWVATRTIANLEDHLSSRPGRPFFAWASFTKPHPPYDPPRPFDALYDPRDIPPPVGSVDLLADRDPWLRYNPVAYGWDKLSPQAVQVARAHYFGMVTFQDQMIGRILSFLSDAGLTDNTLVVYTADHGDLLGDFGCFFKCNMFDGSVRIPAIYAGPGVAPHATSGTQLVGQHDILPTLAELTGTSLRAPVMGSSLAPALRDPSAQSRELVFSQSLDSPRQCYMVRSHSFKYVYHELGGIEELYDCKDDPHELRNLATDRPELAAEYRAALVDWCRETGDAAMLDEAGDLRVSDEQLDRRDAFNPGNMGWRWY; via the coding sequence ATGCCCGACAGGCCCAATGTGCTGCTCATCACCGCCGATCACATGCGCTGGGATGCTCTCGGCTGCAACGGGAACCCCTTCGTCCAAACGCCGAATCTGGATGCCCTTGCTGCGAGGGGCGTGACCTTCGACGGCTCATTCAGCTGCAACCCCATCTGTGTGCCCGGGCGGGCGACGATAACCACCGGCAACTACTCCCACGTCTGCACCGGCATCAAGAACAACTCCGGTCGCATTCGGTCAGGGCAGCCAACAATCGCGGCCCATTTCCGAGATGCCGGCTACCACACGCTTGCCGTGGGAAAGCTGCACTATGTCCCCTACGCGCCGCCGGGACAGCCCCGCCTGCTCCACGGATTCGAACATGCGGAGTTGTGCGAAGAGGGTCGGATTCTGCACCAGTTCTCTCCCGGCGCAGACGCCCGCGGCCTCGAGGATTACCACGATTGGCTGCATGATATGGGCTGGGGCGGGTACGAGCGCGCCCATGGCACCGGGAACAATGACGTCCATCCCGCGCCGTCACCCCTGCCCGCGGAGCTTCATGAGGAGTCCTGGGTTGCGACGCGGACCATCGCCAACCTCGAGGATCATCTGTCTTCGCGGCCCGGCCGGCCCTTCTTCGCCTGGGCATCCTTCACCAAGCCCCACCCGCCGTATGATCCACCCCGACCTTTTGACGCCCTTTACGACCCGCGGGACATCCCGCCGCCCGTGGGTTCTGTGGACCTGCTTGCGGACCGCGACCCGTGGCTGCGATACAACCCGGTGGCCTATGGCTGGGATAAGCTTTCGCCACAGGCGGTGCAGGTGGCCCGGGCCCACTACTTCGGGATGGTCACATTCCAGGACCAGATGATCGGCCGCATCCTGTCCTTCCTGTCCGACGCGGGCTTGACTGACAACACCCTCGTCGTCTACACCGCGGACCACGGCGATCTGCTGGGCGATTTCGGCTGCTTCTTCAAGTGCAACATGTTCGACGGCTCGGTGCGTATCCCGGCAATCTATGCGGGCCCGGGGGTCGCCCCTCACGCGACGTCGGGCACCCAACTCGTGGGCCAGCACGATATCCTGCCCACACTTGCGGAACTGACCGGCACCAGCCTGCGCGCGCCGGTTATGGGGTCCAGCCTCGCTCCTGCGCTGCGAGACCCGTCGGCCCAGTCGCGCGAGCTCGTCTTCTCGCAGTCTCTCGACTCACCCCGCCAGTGTTACATGGTGCGCTCTCACAGCTTCAAGTACGTCTACCACGAACTGGGCGGGATTGAGGAGTTGTATGATTGCAAAGATGATCCGCACGAACTGCGGAACCTGGCGACGGACCGGCCGGAACTCGCCGCCGAATACCGCGCGGCCCTCGTGGACTGGTGCCGGGAGACCGGGGATGCGGCGATGCTGGACGAGGCCGGCGACCTGCGGGTCTCCGACGAACAACTCGACCGGCGCGACGCCTTCAACCCGGGCAATATGGGCTGGCGGTGGTATTGA
- a CDS encoding sugar phosphate isomerase/epimerase, producing the protein MRFGGPVFGTNDPDSWAEAHRQAGYTAAYWPDPVEYLMDDYVAAARRANLVIAEVGAWSNPLSRDEKTRREAFERCVNQLAVADRIGARCCVNIVGSRGDKWDGPCAEDLLPETFDAIVETTRAIIDAVQPTRTFYTLETMPWMLPDSADSYLRLIQAIDRPACAVHLDPTNLVNCPARYFRNGDLIRECFEKLGPYIRSCHAKDITMSDRFMVHIDEVPPGQGTLDYRVYLTELARLDPDTPLMMEHMRPEQFAPAARYIRRVAADCGVSLG; encoded by the coding sequence GTGAGATTCGGTGGCCCCGTTTTCGGCACAAACGACCCGGACAGTTGGGCCGAGGCACACAGACAGGCAGGTTACACGGCGGCCTACTGGCCGGACCCCGTCGAGTACCTGATGGATGATTACGTGGCCGCAGCAAGGCGCGCGAACCTCGTTATCGCCGAGGTCGGCGCCTGGTCCAACCCACTGAGCCGTGATGAGAAGACCCGCAGAGAGGCCTTCGAGCGATGTGTGAACCAATTGGCCGTCGCGGACAGGATCGGCGCGCGATGCTGCGTGAACATCGTCGGCTCGCGCGGTGACAAGTGGGACGGCCCTTGCGCCGAAGACCTCCTGCCCGAGACCTTCGACGCCATTGTCGAAACCACCCGCGCGATCATCGACGCAGTGCAGCCCACGCGGACCTTCTACACGCTGGAGACCATGCCGTGGATGCTGCCGGATTCCGCAGATAGCTACCTGCGGCTAATCCAGGCGATAGACCGTCCAGCTTGCGCGGTGCACCTGGACCCGACGAATCTGGTGAACTGCCCGGCGCGGTATTTCCGCAATGGCGACCTGATCCGGGAGTGCTTCGAGAAGCTGGGGCCATACATCCGAAGCTGCCATGCCAAGGACATCACTATGAGCGACCGGTTCATGGTGCACATCGACGAGGTCCCGCCGGGACAAGGCACGCTGGACTACCGCGTGTACCTGACGGAACTGGCGAGACTGGACCCGGACACGCCCCTGATGATGGAACACATGAGGCCCGAGCAGTTCGCGCCGGCGGCCAGGTACATCCGCAGGGTCGCGGCGGATTGCGGGGTGAGCTTGGGCTGA